The following are encoded in a window of Staphylococcus piscifermentans genomic DNA:
- a CDS encoding penicillin-binding protein produces MPKRKIKIKKNKIGAVLLIILFGLLFFLLVLRYSYVMLTGHSSGQDLIMKANQKYLVQQQEQPERGKIYDRNGKVLAEDVERFKLTAVVSKKADEGSEKPRHVVDKKKTAEKLATVIDMKPKEIEKMLDNKKAFQVEFGRKGSDLTYQEKDKIEKMKLPGIMLYPETERFYPNGVFASHLIGMAQKNPDTGELKGAMGVEKIFDSYLAGKKGALSYIHDIWGYIAPNSKNEVAPQRGDDVHLTLDSNIQVFVEEALNDLDKHFEPKDAFAVVMDAHTGEILAFSQRPTFNPETGKDFGKTWANDLYQNTYEPGSTFKTYGLAAAIQEGKFKPDEKYMSGHKDIMGSKISDWNRTGWGKIPMSLGFTYSSNTLMMHLQDLVGADKMKSWYEKFGFGKKTGGLFDGEAPGGIAWDNELQQKTSAFGQSTTVTPAQMLQAQSAIFNKGNMVKPWYVNSIDNPVKDKSLYKGKREIAGKPITAATAEKVNKQLDLVVNSKQSHAMNYRIHGYRIGGKTGTAQVADPDNGGYVDGPFPYFVSFIGHAPSKNPKVIVYAGMSLAQKNKQEAYEMGASKAFNPIMENTLKYLNVGKNSETSSKDTFSKIPDVSNETVQKAEDTLKSKNLKPVVIGQGDKVTQQAPSTTEKIIPHSKVLLKTDGDMTMPDMKNWSKDDVIAFESLTGINVKMKGSGFVSKQSVSPNESLQGKKEITIELSAPDAS; encoded by the coding sequence ATGCCGAAGCGAAAAATTAAAATTAAAAAAAATAAAATAGGGGCAGTCCTCCTCATCATTTTGTTCGGACTGCTCTTTTTTCTATTGGTTTTAAGATATAGTTATGTCATGTTAACCGGACATTCCTCCGGCCAAGACTTAATTATGAAAGCCAATCAGAAATATCTCGTACAACAACAAGAACAACCCGAGCGAGGGAAAATCTATGATAGAAATGGGAAAGTCCTTGCGGAAGATGTAGAAAGATTTAAATTAACTGCCGTAGTCAGCAAAAAAGCTGACGAAGGTTCAGAAAAACCGCGTCATGTTGTCGATAAGAAGAAAACAGCAGAGAAGTTAGCTACCGTGATTGATATGAAGCCTAAAGAAATAGAGAAAATGCTTGATAATAAAAAAGCGTTCCAAGTTGAGTTCGGCCGAAAAGGCAGTGATTTGACTTACCAAGAAAAAGATAAGATAGAAAAAATGAAATTACCAGGTATTATGTTATACCCTGAAACAGAACGATTTTATCCTAATGGCGTTTTTGCCTCTCATTTAATCGGTATGGCACAAAAGAATCCGGACACAGGAGAGTTAAAAGGCGCGATGGGCGTTGAAAAGATATTTGACAGTTATCTCGCAGGTAAGAAAGGGGCATTATCCTATATTCATGATATATGGGGATATATCGCTCCGAATTCTAAAAACGAGGTAGCCCCGCAACGTGGCGATGATGTACACTTGACCTTGGATTCGAATATTCAAGTATTTGTAGAAGAAGCATTAAATGACCTGGACAAGCACTTTGAACCTAAAGATGCATTTGCGGTAGTTATGGATGCGCATACGGGTGAAATTTTAGCATTCAGTCAAAGACCAACCTTCAACCCTGAAACAGGTAAAGATTTCGGTAAAACTTGGGCGAATGATTTATATCAAAATACTTATGAACCAGGTTCTACATTCAAAACGTACGGTTTAGCAGCAGCGATTCAAGAAGGGAAATTCAAACCTGACGAAAAATACATGTCTGGTCACAAAGACATTATGGGTTCGAAAATTTCCGACTGGAATAGAACAGGTTGGGGTAAAATTCCAATGAGTTTAGGATTTACTTACTCTTCTAATACCTTGATGATGCATCTGCAAGATTTAGTCGGTGCAGACAAAATGAAATCCTGGTATGAAAAATTCGGTTTCGGTAAGAAAACAGGCGGTTTATTTGACGGAGAAGCGCCAGGTGGTATCGCTTGGGATAACGAACTGCAACAAAAAACTTCAGCGTTCGGTCAATCCACAACAGTAACACCAGCTCAAATGTTGCAAGCGCAATCAGCAATTTTCAACAAAGGTAATATGGTGAAACCTTGGTATGTCAACAGTATTGATAATCCGGTCAAAGATAAATCATTATATAAAGGTAAAAGAGAAATTGCAGGAAAACCTATTACTGCAGCTACAGCTGAAAAGGTAAATAAACAGTTGGATTTAGTAGTCAATAGTAAACAAAGTCATGCAATGAACTATCGTATTCATGGATATAGAATAGGCGGTAAAACCGGTACAGCACAGGTTGCCGATCCAGATAACGGCGGCTATGTTGACGGACCTTTCCCTTATTTTGTAAGCTTTATTGGACATGCGCCAAGTAAGAACCCTAAAGTTATCGTCTATGCAGGTATGAGTTTGGCACAGAAAAATAAACAAGAAGCTTATGAAATGGGTGCCAGCAAGGCGTTTAATCCAATTATGGAAAATACCTTGAAATATCTGAATGTCGGCAAGAACAGCGAAACTTCATCTAAAGATACGTTCAGTAAAATTCCTGATGTATCTAATGAAACAGTTCAAAAAGCTGAAGATACTTTAAAATCTAAAAACTTAAAACCAGTGGTCATCGGACAAGGTGATAAAGTGACACAGCAAGCACCAAGCACTACTGAAAAAATTATTCCTCATAGTAAAGTATTGTTGAAAACAGATGGTGATATGACAATGCCTGATATGAAAAATTGGAGTAAAGATGATGTGATTGCTTTTGAATCATTGACTGGAATTAATGTTAAAATGAAAGGAAGCGGATTTGTTTCCAAACAATCTGTCAGTCCAAATGAATCGCTGCAAGGCAAGAAAGAAATTACAATTGAACTTTCTGCACCAGATGCCAGCTAA
- the ftsL gene encoding cell division protein FtsL, producing the protein MAVEKIYEPYNESYEPARQTPEVKPSSSPARKVKRKVVVQLTKFEKVLYISLIAVIAMVSIYILSLKMDAYDTKGKIADLDQKIETQSSQNSALKSEIKKNSSYERIYEKAQKQGMSLKNDNVKVVRNDAEAKN; encoded by the coding sequence ATGGCTGTAGAAAAGATTTATGAACCTTACAACGAAAGTTATGAACCCGCTAGACAGACCCCAGAAGTAAAACCTTCGTCTTCACCAGCCCGTAAAGTGAAGCGTAAAGTTGTTGTGCAACTGACAAAGTTTGAAAAAGTACTATACATATCTTTAATCGCTGTCATTGCAATGGTAAGTATTTATATCCTATCTTTAAAAATGGACGCTTATGATACTAAAGGTAAGATTGCTGATTTAGACCAAAAAATCGAAACACAATCCAGCCAAAATAGTGCATTGAAGTCTGAAATCAAAAAGAACTCTTCTTATGAACGCATTTACGAAAAAGCTCAAAAACAAGGCATGAGCTTAAAGAACGATAATGTAAAGGTAGTGCGTAATGATGCCGAAGCGAAAAATTAA
- the rsmH gene encoding 16S rRNA (cytosine(1402)-N(4))-methyltransferase RsmH has translation MFHHVSVMLKETIDELNVKKDGVYVDCTLGGAGHALYLLNQLDKNGHLIAIDQDLTAIENAKTVLKDHLDQVTFVHSNFRQINQILDDLDIDKVDGIYYDLGVSSPQLDVPERGFSYHQDARLDMRMDQTQDLSAYEVVNDWPYEDLVRIFYRYGEEKFSKQIARRIEKTRENEPIETTLQLVDVIKEGIPAKARRKGGHPAKRVFQAIRIAVNDELKAFEDSLEQAIERVKVHGRISVITFHSLEDRLCKQIFQEYEKGPEVPRGLPIIPEEYTPKLKRVNRKPITATEEDLAENNRARSAKLRVAEILK, from the coding sequence GTGTTTCATCACGTAAGCGTCATGTTAAAAGAAACCATTGATGAGCTCAATGTGAAAAAAGATGGTGTATATGTTGATTGTACGCTGGGTGGTGCAGGACATGCCCTTTATTTATTAAATCAACTTGATAAAAATGGACATTTGATTGCAATTGACCAAGATTTAACGGCAATTGAAAATGCTAAGACGGTCTTGAAGGACCACTTAGATCAAGTCACGTTTGTACACAGTAATTTCAGACAAATCAATCAAATCCTAGACGACTTGGACATTGACAAAGTAGACGGTATTTACTATGACTTGGGCGTTTCCAGCCCGCAATTAGACGTACCGGAACGAGGATTTAGCTACCATCAAGATGCGCGTTTAGATATGCGTATGGACCAAACCCAAGATTTATCAGCTTACGAGGTGGTAAATGATTGGCCCTACGAAGATTTGGTGAGAATCTTTTATCGCTACGGCGAAGAGAAATTTTCCAAACAAATCGCCCGAAGAATTGAAAAAACAAGAGAAAACGAACCAATTGAAACCACTTTACAGCTTGTCGACGTGATTAAGGAAGGTATCCCTGCGAAAGCGAGACGTAAGGGCGGACATCCGGCCAAACGTGTTTTCCAAGCCATCCGAATCGCGGTTAATGATGAATTGAAAGCATTTGAAGATTCATTAGAACAAGCAATCGAAAGAGTTAAAGTACACGGACGCATTTCTGTTATTACTTTCCATTCTTTAGAAGATCGTTTGTGCAAACAAATTTTCCAAGAGTATGAGAAAGGCCCAGAAGTTCCCCGTGGCTTACCTATTATTCCAGAAGAATATACGCCGAAATTGAAACGTGTTAACCGAAAACCGATTACCGCAACCGAAGAAGACTTAGCAGAAAATAACCGAGCGCGCAGTGCCAAATTGCGTGTCGCCGAAATTTTGAAATAA
- the mraZ gene encoding division/cell wall cluster transcriptional repressor MraZ, translating to MFMGEYEHQLDAKGRMIVPSKFRYELNERFIITRGLDKCLFGYTLEEWQTIEEKMKSLPMTKRDARKFMRMFFSGATEVELDKQGRINIPKNLREYANLTKECTVIGVSNRIEIWDRATWNNFYDESEDNFEDIAEDLIDFDF from the coding sequence ATGTTCATGGGTGAGTACGAACACCAACTAGACGCAAAAGGCCGCATGATTGTACCATCTAAATTCAGATATGAATTAAATGAACGTTTTATTATCACTAGAGGCCTTGATAAGTGTTTATTCGGTTATACTTTAGAAGAATGGCAGACTATCGAAGAAAAGATGAAGTCATTACCGATGACTAAGAGAGACGCGCGTAAATTCATGCGCATGTTCTTTTCAGGTGCTACTGAAGTTGAATTGGATAAGCAAGGGCGTATTAATATCCCGAAGAATTTACGGGAATACGCAAATTTAACTAAAGAATGTACAGTGATCGGGGTTTCAAACCGCATCGAAATTTGGGACAGAGCGACATGGAATAATTTCTATGATGAATCTGAGGATAATTTCGAAGATATCGCTGAAGATTTGATAGATTTTGATTTTTAA
- the bshC gene encoding bacillithiol biosynthesis cysteine-adding enzyme BshC has protein sequence MDCLTANINEHDQFLEKLKESDALLNSFYQYDAMSPESFKQALNTPNNGREQELASVISDYMSDLDITEAQQVNIDKLKQGAKVVIGGQQAGLFGGPLYTFHKILSIVNLSRQLSEDYAKDVVPVFWIAGEDHDFDEVNHTYVFNTEKAKLHKVKYHTMTPPESNVSRFVPDKEAMMQALDDFLVQIPETMHTNHLRQEMQHIIKNYASWTEMFKAFLQLVFKEYGVLLLDAQYQPLRRLEQPILKEMLKQHEAVDQAFRKRQAETVEAGLSAMIQTDTNVHLFIHEDDMRQLLTFEDGKFYTSKSQTTYTLDELLEIVETAPERFSNNVVTRPIMEEWLFNTVSFVGGPSEIKYWAELKAAFETLDVTMPIVLPRMKITYVTKRIEKLLRRYHLDAEQVIENGIEEEKDKFIRARASESFLQELDDLEARQKAAYEKLAAEVQDNEDNKNLVEKNNQIHQSQYDYLRKRYFINIERENAISMKHFRELNETLHPMGGLQERIWNALQFMNEFGTDMFSPSTYPPLRYTLDQIIVKP, from the coding sequence ATGGATTGTTTAACCGCAAATATCAATGAGCATGATCAATTTCTGGAAAAGTTGAAGGAAAGTGATGCATTGTTGAATAGCTTTTATCAATATGATGCGATGTCTCCTGAAAGCTTTAAACAAGCTTTGAATACGCCGAATAATGGCAGAGAACAGGAGCTGGCATCTGTAATCAGTGATTACATGTCAGATTTAGATATAACAGAGGCACAACAAGTAAATATTGATAAATTAAAACAAGGGGCTAAAGTAGTAATCGGAGGACAACAAGCAGGGTTGTTCGGAGGACCTCTGTATACTTTTCATAAAATATTATCTATCGTAAATCTGAGTCGCCAGTTAAGCGAGGATTACGCTAAAGATGTGGTGCCTGTATTCTGGATTGCAGGTGAAGACCACGACTTTGATGAAGTGAATCACACGTATGTATTTAATACTGAAAAGGCTAAATTGCATAAAGTGAAATATCATACGATGACACCGCCTGAAAGTAATGTTTCACGCTTTGTGCCTGATAAAGAAGCGATGATGCAAGCGCTAGATGACTTTTTAGTACAAATTCCTGAAACGATGCATACTAATCATCTACGTCAAGAGATGCAGCACATTATTAAGAATTATGCATCTTGGACAGAAATGTTTAAAGCGTTCTTGCAACTTGTATTTAAAGAGTACGGTGTTTTACTGTTAGATGCACAATATCAACCCTTGCGCAGATTAGAACAACCTATCTTAAAGGAAATGTTGAAACAACATGAGGCGGTAGATCAAGCTTTCAGAAAGAGACAAGCAGAAACTGTAGAGGCTGGACTGTCGGCGATGATTCAAACTGATACGAATGTGCATTTGTTTATCCATGAAGACGATATGCGTCAACTACTTACCTTTGAAGACGGCAAGTTTTATACGAGCAAATCTCAAACCACTTATACTTTAGACGAATTATTAGAAATAGTAGAAACTGCACCAGAACGTTTTTCTAATAATGTCGTCACACGTCCTATTATGGAAGAATGGCTCTTTAATACAGTTAGCTTTGTTGGGGGCCCTAGCGAAATAAAATATTGGGCTGAGTTGAAAGCGGCATTTGAAACTTTAGATGTAACTATGCCGATTGTCTTGCCGCGTATGAAAATTACTTACGTAACAAAGCGCATAGAAAAGTTATTACGTCGTTATCATTTAGATGCTGAACAAGTTATTGAGAACGGCATTGAGGAAGAAAAGGATAAGTTTATCAGAGCACGCGCTTCAGAAAGCTTTTTACAAGAATTAGATGATTTAGAAGCAAGACAGAAAGCCGCTTATGAGAAGTTGGCGGCAGAAGTACAAGATAACGAGGATAATAAAAATCTTGTAGAAAAGAACAATCAGATTCATCAATCGCAATATGATTACTTGCGCAAACGTTACTTCATTAATATAGAACGTGAGAATGCAATTAGCATGAAACACTTCCGAGAATTAAACGAGACTCTCCACCCAATGGGAGGGCTTCAAGAAAGAATTTGGAATGCACTGCAATTTATGAATGAATTTGGGACAGATATGTTCAGTCCCTCCACTTACCCACCACTTCGTTACACTTTAGATCAAATTATAGTAAAACCTTAG
- a CDS encoding N-acetyltransferase — protein MGNVKHLDINYKTDELFADFRETSNPNLAMIDELAGEMIDASSDSPFYGIFIGEKIGARMALYENGEVEEKHFPDYDKYLILWKLEVLPSYQSRGLGTELVDYAKSAQLPIKALARNKSRDFFVKHGFKDLHSNNDEGYDVLIWEPQNN, from the coding sequence ATGGGCAACGTCAAACATTTAGATATCAATTATAAAACCGACGAGTTATTTGCAGATTTCAGAGAAACCAGCAACCCGAACCTCGCAATGATTGATGAGCTTGCAGGGGAAATGATAGATGCAAGTTCTGATTCACCTTTCTATGGTATTTTTATTGGTGAAAAAATTGGAGCGAGAATGGCACTTTATGAAAATGGCGAAGTCGAAGAAAAGCACTTCCCAGACTATGATAAGTATTTGATTTTATGGAAATTAGAAGTATTACCAAGTTACCAATCAAGAGGATTAGGAACTGAACTTGTGGATTACGCAAAATCAGCACAACTGCCGATTAAAGCACTCGCAAGAAACAAATCACGTGATTTCTTTGTAAAACATGGTTTCAAAGATTTACACTCAAACAATGATGAGGGCTATGATGTGTTGATTTGGGAACCGCAAAATAATTAA
- a CDS encoding YjjG family noncanonical pyrimidine nucleotidase, giving the protein MKYDTILLDFDDTIVDFHDAEDQAFYHLAERYDISPSKENLALFKKVNQAHWEAFQENKLTKEEVLTERFINYFKRFGLAVNGREADIIFRDGLAMAPVKYFPETLETIQYLTQHAKVYIVTNGVEDTQLRRLAQTPLKNTIQDIFISEVTGYQKPMPEFFNYVFDRIDAERSRSLIIGDSLTSDILGGLNAGIDTCWFNVRHKKNDTAIQPHYEITQLNEVKNLI; this is encoded by the coding sequence ATGAAATACGATACGATTTTGCTTGATTTTGATGATACTATTGTGGATTTTCATGATGCGGAAGATCAAGCATTTTATCATTTAGCTGAAAGATATGACATTTCTCCTTCTAAAGAAAATTTAGCTTTATTTAAAAAGGTGAATCAAGCACATTGGGAAGCATTTCAAGAAAACAAGCTGACAAAGGAAGAAGTGTTGACGGAACGGTTTATCAATTATTTTAAACGGTTCGGGCTGGCAGTAAATGGGAGAGAAGCGGATATTATCTTTAGAGATGGCCTTGCGATGGCACCGGTCAAATATTTTCCAGAGACATTAGAAACAATTCAATATTTAACACAACACGCTAAAGTATATATCGTTACCAATGGAGTAGAAGATACCCAGTTACGTCGATTAGCTCAAACGCCTCTTAAAAATACGATACAAGACATTTTTATCTCAGAAGTAACAGGATATCAAAAGCCAATGCCTGAATTCTTCAATTATGTCTTTGATCGCATAGATGCTGAGCGCTCTCGTTCACTGATTATCGGTGATTCGTTGACTTCAGATATTCTTGGAGGGTTGAATGCGGGTATCGATACATGCTGGTTTAATGTCCGTCATAAAAAGAATGACACAGCAATTCAGCCGCATTATGAAATTACACAATTGAACGAAGTGAAAAATCTAATATAA
- a CDS encoding beta-class phenol-soluble modulin, with the protein MLTKLAQAIVNTVNAAQAHDSTKLGTSIVDIVQNGVGIVGKLFGF; encoded by the coding sequence ATGCTTACAAAATTAGCTCAAGCAATCGTTAATACAGTAAATGCTGCACAAGCTCATGATTCAACAAAATTAGGTACAAGCATCGTAGATATCGTACAAAACGGTGTAGGAATTGTAGGTAAATTATTCGGTTTCTAA
- a CDS encoding beta-class phenol-soluble modulin encodes MEGLFNAIKGTVESAINHDGGQLAVNIVDIVQNGIQIASKLFGA; translated from the coding sequence ATGGAAGGCTTATTTAACGCAATTAAAGGGACAGTTGAATCTGCAATTAATCACGATGGTGGGCAATTAGCTGTTAATATCGTTGATATCGTTCAAAATGGTATCCAAATCGCTTCTAAATTATTTGGTGCTTAA
- a CDS encoding glutathione S-transferase family protein, with protein sequence MKQIIFLILASLLVLGACGQKEESKSDNQKRETAEKDKEKVRKEEKRNEESDDKSTNNNENTEQISNDINNSPKETNKPQIDVSNITDRNTLEAVLNGNYSEEEKILAYNSAVANGVIPQGNVMEGPASAAYESSLRVENGTEKSVYEQQQERKDYENNGVYRTAEEQKAHEDWVNGQQEWLDEQKAKEDKLQKEYFDLSDKMYQDGVSESDYNAMEKRQNEILDQVEPIN encoded by the coding sequence ATGAAACAGATTATATTTTTAATTTTAGCAAGTTTATTAGTGTTGGGTGCATGTGGCCAAAAAGAAGAAAGTAAGTCAGATAACCAAAAGCGAGAGACTGCTGAAAAAGATAAGGAAAAAGTAAGAAAAGAAGAAAAAAGAAATGAAGAGTCAGATGATAAATCCACTAATAATAATGAAAATACCGAGCAAATATCAAATGACATAAATAATTCGCCCAAAGAAACAAATAAGCCTCAGATTGATGTTTCTAATATAACAGACCGCAATACTTTAGAGGCAGTTCTTAACGGCAATTATTCAGAAGAAGAAAAAATACTGGCTTATAATAGTGCAGTTGCTAATGGTGTTATTCCACAAGGAAATGTAATGGAAGGCCCAGCTAGCGCAGCTTATGAAAGTTCATTAAGAGTAGAAAACGGTACAGAAAAATCCGTATACGAACAACAACAAGAGAGAAAAGATTATGAGAATAATGGAGTTTACCGTACAGCAGAAGAACAAAAAGCACATGAAGACTGGGTAAATGGTCAACAAGAATGGCTTGATGAACAAAAAGCAAAGGAAGACAAGTTGCAAAAAGAATACTTCGATCTTTCAGATAAAATGTATCAAGATGGTGTTAGTGAAAGCGACTATAATGCAATGGAAAAAAGACAAAATGAAATACTTGATCAAGTGGAACCTATAAATTAA